The genomic stretch GTGTATCTCTATCGTCTCGATGCGCCCGAAGGAACGATTACAAAGAAGATGATTCTGATGAAGTAGCACTTCCAGAATCCCCAATATGTGAAACGCCGCACTTACGTGCGGCGTTTTACATTTGTGTCTGCGGCTTCACTGCTAAACTTCAAGCGCAGGTCTGCGCCGTTTCCATACATTGCGCATCAGCGCCGCCGTAAAGATCAATCCCGCGACGACCGCCATCATTCCCGAAATTGAGACGTCGAACGGAGCCGCAACATAGTAGCCCGCGATGGCCGAGACCGCGCCGATTGCGCCGGAGAGCAGCAGCATCGTGAACAGCTGGGTAGTCAAGAGAAATGCCGCCGCCGGAGGGACAACAAGCAGTGCGACAACCAATATCGCGCCCACGCTCTCGAAAGCCGCCACCGCCGTCAGCGATACACACGCCATGAAACCATACTGCATCAAGCCTGTGCGCAATCCCAAACTGCGCGCCAGAAGCGGGTCGAAAGTTGTCACTTTGAGTTCCTTGTAAAAGGCCGTGATGAACATTACGTTCAGAAGCAGGGATGCGCCAAGCGACCAAATTGCCTTCGGGCCGACGTCGCCGCCCATAATCGTCAGTCTGTCCCACGGCACAAGCGCGATTTCTCCGAACAGCACGCAATCCTGATCCAAATCCACAGCGCGCCCGAACGCAGATATCAGGAGAACACCCAGAGCAAAAAGAGCTGTGAACGTGACTCCGATGGCCGCGTCGCTCTGCAATCTTCCTTTGCGCTGCAGCATCTCAACCAAAAACACCGTCAGCAATCCGAACACTGCCGCGCCCGCCAGCATCGCCGGAGACTGGCGTGATTTCAGAATCAGGAATGCCAATGCAATGCCGGGCAGAACGGCATGACTGATGGCATCGGCAAGCATCGCCTGCTTTCTCAATATCAGAAAACTCCCGATGAGACCGCAGGAGACTCCGCACAACACACCG from bacterium encodes the following:
- a CDS encoding metal ABC transporter permease: MTEFWILLAGVLCGVSCGLIGSFLILRKQAMLADAISHAVLPGIALAFLILKSRQSPAMLAGAAVFGLLTVFLVEMLQRKGRLQSDAAIGVTFTALFALGVLLISAFGRAVDLDQDCVLFGEIALVPWDRLTIMGGDVGPKAIWSLGASLLLNVMFITAFYKELKVTTFDPLLARSLGLRTGLMQYGFMACVSLTAVAAFESVGAILVVALLVVPPAAAFLLTTQLFTMLLLSGAIGAVSAIAGYYVAAPFDVSISGMMAVVAGLIFTAALMRNVWKRRRPALEV